The genomic stretch GTTAATCAGACAGATATTTTGATTTATCCAAATCCGGTAAAATCAATATTGAATGTTAAAAATATTAGTGAGAAAGCAAATTATAAAATCTATAGTGCTGCCGGAAGATTAATATCGAGTGGATTGATCGTTAACAATAAAATTGATGTCAGTGCACTTATTAGTGGAGTTTACATCATTGATATTGACGATAAAAAAGGAAATGTACAGAAAAAATTCATTAAAGAAGAATAACTGTTTTTAATTTCCATGTAAACAATAAGCTCTCATCATTGAGAGCTTATTTTGTTTTATAAAAGAAAGATGTGCTATTTTAAAACATCATTGTAATATAGAAAGTCATTATTTTCGTCAAAGCCAATGATCATAACCCGGAAATTTTTTGCGTCATCATTATTATACCATTGTACAATAGTTGGTTCTCCGGATTTACTTTCTAAATAAGGATTCCAGTATAAAATACTTCTTTTATCTTGCGGGATAGATTTCGCACTTTCTTCGTCGTAGATTCCATTTTTAAAAGGTATTTCTTTGTCGTAGCCGTTTAGTTTAACTTCTTTAAGGTTAGACGGTAAAGTAGTATCGATCGCGGCAGAGCCAGTAATTCCGCCACGTCTGGTGTATATGGCAATAGCTCCATTTCCTCCTCCGAAGCTTCCCGCAAAATTTCCTTTAATTACTTTCACCATTGCAATAGTTGATACAGGAATAGTAGAAATCTGGCTTGCATCAATTCTCATTTCGTCTAAAAAAAACTCTACAGCGCCACCACGATTAGTAGCGGTGTAAGTGCCGTTTTGCATTTGAATCTGAAGACCGGCAACTCTACCTTGTAGATACTGCAGAATATTCATGGAAGCTTGCGCATTCTGATTCTCGTTCACAAAATCAAAAACAGTTTCGTTTCCATTTCTAAAAAGTGGGCTGCTAAGTTCATTATTAAGTTTTTTTGTTAAATCTTTCTTTTGTGCTTTAATTTTAACTTCTTCAATAAGCGTTTCTTTTTCCCTTAAGTTAGTCTGTGAACTTTTATTTGATACTGCACGTTCTATTTCACGAGGAATTTGATCAGTCGACTGACGTTTTGTAAGTGTATAATTGGTAGAAGGAAGATTGCCTCGTAAAGGTAAGAATGAAAAATCAGGCTTAAAATAAACCTGTACCGAATTTTTATTAGCTTTCTCGTGATTGAGCTGATAGGAAAATGCCATCGAATCTTCAAAAACCAAACCACTTAAGGTGAACATTCCCTCTTTGTCCGTTTTAATCAGATTATATTTAATTCCCTGATCCGGCATTTTAAAAATTAAATTAATCTCTTCTTCTGAAGCAGGTTTCCCCAATTTAGTTGCTTTTCCTTTATATGAAAGGTAGCTTTCAGGCTTATATTTGATAACCGGAAAAGTTCCAGACATAATGGTCTGCCAATTAAATCTAGACCATTTTTCTGAAATCAATAAAGCATCCAGTGCGTCTGTGTTTCTGTTTTCATCGAAATATTGGGCAGGATAATATATTTTTGAAGTAAGATCTCCCGTAAGCCAAAGTGTGCTTGGTAAACTATTGTCGTCCTCAGGATTTTCACTTTCATTATCGGT from Chryseobacterium indoltheticum encodes the following:
- a CDS encoding TonB-dependent receptor plug domain-containing protein; amino-acid sequence: MVYKANVSQISDKVYTIPTSQLVNGILNLTVFDESENIVAQRLSFVQPQVLKLKQPSLKGTSLSLTPRDSNSFNIENNPAISSYLVSVTDNESENPEDDNSLPSTLWLTGDLTSKIYYPAQYFDENRNTDALDALLISEKWSRFNWQTIMSGTFPVIKYKPESYLSYKGKATKLGKPASEEEINLIFKMPDQGIKYNLIKTDKEGMFTLSGLVFEDSMAFSYQLNHEKANKNSVQVYFKPDFSFLPLRGNLPSTNYTLTKRQSTDQIPREIERAVSNKSSQTNLREKETLIEEVKIKAQKKDLTKKLNNELSSPLFRNGNETVFDFVNENQNAQASMNILQYLQGRVAGLQIQMQNGTYTATNRGGAVEFFLDEMRIDASQISTIPVSTIAMVKVIKGNFAGSFGGGNGAIAIYTRRGGITGSAAIDTTLPSNLKEVKLNGYDKEIPFKNGIYDEESAKSIPQDKRSILYWNPYLESKSGEPTIVQWYNNDDAKNFRVMIIGFDENNDFLYYNDVLK